AATTTTGTTGTTATAAGATCATTATGTTTGTATGTATTACTGTATAATCTCTGTGATAAAGTAATACAATCTGTTATAATGCAGTTATAATTTTCTTCCTCAATTAATTTGcgatttaaatttgaatatgactttgacattgtatatttgtttacatataatgcatgaaatattttacttaaatccTGAATAAAAGTATTGTCTTTCATGTTTCAGTCGTTTTTGCTTATATTTAAAATAGGAACATGCAAATACATAAAGCTACCAATTCAAACGAATATGCggttacatttttatattataaagatTTTAGTGTGTAGTCGAAAATGTCTATAATCAATTGTTAAAATTCATAACGACTTAAACATAGTATATCAAGATTCGACATGGCAAATAAAGGGCAGTCAGCAGACATCAAATTCTTGTTGCCGTGGTTACTCATAACTTTAAGATATGATAGGATACAATGTAAAGTTTTTGATATTAATCCTTATATTTTATTCATGCATTACAGAAAATTGAAAATCCCGTTAAGATGCCTTATACTCTGAACACAATAGCCAAGCAGATTCTGCAAGATTTTAAAGATGTTTACGGTGATTGTTCCCTATCCAAAGCCGGTAAGTGTGAGACTTTTAACCATAAAATAAACGATATGGTTTAATATGAAAAAGCAAATGATGTCTtgcattaaggaggtaggttaccttgttacaagggtaaattcaaattagttgaaccgcagcatctttttgtatttcgtgtaatatgaagttttaactgctaaaatctcagtttcgtttgtctctgtcccttcaagttcaatttttatccaggtttgaagaacatgaccatccaaaggtatttcatattgaaagaagaaggaaaatacggatatttaacacttttcggtgtattttagtttcattgatatccgtagaagtcaacataatctataattttactagtatgcacgttagctttctaagataagcttaaaatgtatatgtcgcggggctcgtgtttccatggtaacgcattttctctcagttttaaacaactatgtatgaaaataggggttttcgacggcttcagtgccattctgttaatgaccaacatggaatatttgggtaatattattagcaaaataccaagcactatacatggtaccctatttttcttaaagtttaaagtaaccatggcaacagagatgtttaaaatggcttatatcttgctttttgtcgtaatttcttataaaataatattgaataagattatatttctagttgatgtagctttaaaacatattatttctaacgtaagttatattttcgtgttatctgcatttattcaaacaaatttctaagcttagaatacttacagcagtacccttcgtctggcatttttcatggaaaaatcgttcagcatgctactattattctcatggatattgttgaaatgaaaataaaaagccgaagctgtgcttcttaaatagactagtgtcaacgcttttgaattttacatttagatacataggtcacgggcttcgtttccatggtaacatcaattcaattcaagaaaccacaattttctactgaaatttgaacaattttagatcttagttttagtatataaataacaaattatcaacggaacctgtaaaataggtattacaaatcaaactgctagattttttatttgaaaatggccgtaacaagtaacctctcacccaactatattccaaataacattggttaccatcatccattttcttacattccgcataacatttcaatataactacataaaagaagcaaaatattgataattattcagagcaaaagactcataaaaaatatttcagcaaataatggttatttgaaaaaagtttgaataaagaaaatgcacagaattacgtactttcaagataaaagctgttaattttgcgcggtaactgacacgtaacgtcatgacgtcaatgacgtcattttaaggcaacattgttttgaagcgtttctgcggcaatttattcattatttctgcattattaaaccataaagcgtcagatcgaagacaggtctatgatttgttttcagaagaatgaatatacaaagacatttagtttgtcgtaaacgtcgtcgtaaatcgtcacgctaGCTTCCGgctggacatgcgcacatacaaatataaaggtaacctacctccttaactgaCTTGAAAATTACATTGCAATCAGAAATGTTCTTGTATTGGTGCGGTTCATGTTCAATGTAATgtttataacattttgcaatGAAATGGTAATACTGAGACTATGTGTTATGAATATTAACACTATACTGAttgtattatatatcatataaatctaaatattctTGAATTTCGAAAAGCAAATTATTTCAAGAGGTTTAGTTTGTTACTTTTCGAGTTTTACTTTCACTTCGGATCAACCGAACGCGTATTTATAAAGTTGTGAATTTGTGCGAATCCGAGTGACTTTATTATAATTGGCAGGCTAGCGTGAAATATTTGAAACGCGAATATAAGTACGCATACAGGATTTCCGTAAGCCACGCAATCACGTCACACAAACGGTTATAAATGGTAAGGATAGACAATTATTAAACAAAACTTAAGCGTGCAAATAAGAAAAGGTATGTTATTGAATATATGTGTACCTATTGTAATTCGTACTACTTTAGCATTGAATTACATTGTGAGGGTTAGGAAATATAGTCTTGTTCTCTACTCGCATATAACTAATTCATTTCATATTTCCATAATGATATTGAAAAGTGTCATGTTCAATTTAGACTGAAATGGAGTATCTGCTACGGctttctgtgttgttttttttaaagctaaTCAACATCAcagaagaaaaaagagaaaggcTGAAATGTTTATATGgtttatctttatttatatttctgtcaCGAAATAGCtcggtagctatcgcgatactttaAGAATTATCTTGATAAAGTGAAGTGTTCTGAAAGCTTATCTCAACagtggaaggtttcctggaaatattattgtgataatttacattattatcttAGCTGTCACATATTATCTAGACTAGCTATCTCGatactttaagaaaattaaagttatgttaatatttcaaacttttctgaaaagtttatctcaatagcctaaagtttctttgaaacaaaaaagcATATCggcaaaaataatttattgcgataGTGATTCTAGACAAATGCACAACTGTGctggaaattgtgaaatattaTCGTGATACTTACCGAACATCTCGTGGCAGTTCCGAGCATTAACGCGAACTTTTGCTCTGGATCATTTTTaggaaataaatagaaatatctataaaataatatttattgctgaaatgtttacagaaaaaatgcacacgtttcctggaaagtttacaatattattataaaagcTACCTAGCTATcccgtggcagaaatatgccaccataagtTTATGTGTGATATCATATATATGTATCAGGAAGTTCAAAGTGACATTTTCTTATAATACCAGGTCATGATTTGTTGTAATCAATCTACTTTTCAGACTACAAATGGCACAACCATTTTTTAACAACGGTCATTATCACTGCGAAAATCTAAAACATGTAGCCTTGTGCTTAAAACAACTTATTCAAGAGCATCATCAGAAAGTTATCGAAACAGTTATCTCACAAAATCAAGAACAAACTAACAACATTACACGAAGTGTAATTGGGGCAAATCGAACGCTTGTTCATAATCTTAGAGGAAATCAACCAGGTTTGCGCTATATATTTATtaagtgtgtgtgcgtgtgtgggtTGGTGCGCGAACATGCGTGTGTGTGTGAAGATCGCCTCTGTTTTCTATTATAAATGATGGCAAAACATGGATATGGTAAGTACATTAACGGAGGATTAGGTGGAagatgttatatttttattaacgGCTGTCCCATTATTTGACATTATGTTACATTAGCTGATGTTAAATAAAAAGACGAAATGAGGCGACGAGCGAAAAATGAAcagagttcgatccctgggcgaggcgtatgtcctccgtgacgatttgataaaagacattgtgtctgaaatcattcgttttccacctctgatttataATTATAgggcagttggcagttacttgtgaagaTATGTAGTGGAACAGAttccgggaacactggttagattaactacccgccgttacataaatgatatattgatgaaaaacggcgttaaacccaaaacaaacaaatgttattacattATCACTCTCTAAGTTGAGAGTTAATCGCATTTTCTATCCGTCGTGACATTGCTAACGTTAAATGGATGTACTTTCTATTTTCGGTTTTTCTTTAGTTAAAAGAAATACAATACCAGGAAAATAGTGTATGTTTTCGCTCTTCGCCCGCTTATGTTTcgtctaaaataaaataaaatacttaaattcatttatttcgctcgccgcctcattttgttttaatcagatAAACATCTCTTCCATTTGGTGTCTAAAGCATGCTCATGCCTCGGTAACGTATTGAAGGGCTACAttcattttttcatataaatttgaactgcattgttttatttctttacagattTGCGCAAGTTTCTAGTAGCTGTTCTCATTATTCTTGTGACAGTTGTTGTACATTTTATGATGACTAATGGCCCCTCTCCTTCAATCCACATCAAGGTAAGTGTACAGATATGATTTTTTAGAAAAGGCTTACAGGATGCCGTACTTATCACATATTTATgtcaatatgaaataaaatctgaaaagtagatccctcggaagcaccgagaacaaggcaaacagtgaaaattgcagatttGGTTTGACTAAGTCCGTTCATGAGCAGTactgaaaaatgcaacactgcccacgccccccccccccccccccccccccccccccccccagcaccgGCTCTTCAGATCTAAATTGAGTTGAAATCAGTGATCCCGAAAGGCCAGAAAATAtcacaacactgagatgaagtagGGGCGACTTTTTTTCGGCCGctacacagcacttaacacccgctgttgtgaagtaaataaaatctgaaaagtagatccctgggaagcaccgagaacaaggcaaacagtgaaaattgaaaGTTAAATTTGTTTTCCCAGTGATATTCATATTCAAGATATTAACTATGTGTCTTGTTTACATTCAAAAAGTATATTGGTGGTCACTATGtctaagtggttaaggtcgctaacttttAATCAGCTGCCTCTTTCCAATGTTGGTTCGAATCCTCCCTTTTATTGTAGAATTCTTGATgagaagaagccatccagctggctaacggaaggtcgtgGTTCTACAAGGTGCCTATCCATCCCTGAAACAATTCTCATAGGGGCAGAATGACCTAAATGATAACCAGATATGAGAAACAACGTGTTATGATGCCCCGCttcgaaaaaggaggggtatgttgttttgcagatgtcggtcggtcggtcggaatgtagaccaatccgtttccggatgataactcaagaacgcttaggcctaggatcataaaagttaatagggaggttggtcatcaccagcagatggtccttattgatttttaggtctgtatgtcaaagttaaaggtcacagtgaccctgaatagtaaaacggcttccggatgataactcaagaacacttgggcctaggatcataaaagttgatagggaggttggtaatgaccagcagatgacccctattgattttaaggtcagtatgttaaaggtcaaggtcacagtgaccctgaacagtaaaacggttttcggatgataactcaagaatgcttaggcctagggtcacgaaagttgatagggagattggtcatgaccagcagatgacctctattgattttgaggtcagtttgttaaaggtcaaagtcacagtgaccaggaacagaaaaatggtttccaggcaataactcaagaacgcttgggtctagtttCAGAAAAATTAATAGTTAGTTTGGccctgaccagcagatgacccctattgattctgaggtcattaggtggaaggtcaaggtcacattggccaggaacagttaaacggtttctgatcttcttgtccaaagccataggg
The DNA window shown above is from Mercenaria mercenaria strain notata unplaced genomic scaffold, MADL_Memer_1 contig_1983, whole genome shotgun sequence and carries:
- the LOC123554725 gene encoding uncharacterized protein LOC123554725, with product MAQPFFNNGHYHCENLKHVALCLKQLIQEHHQKVIETVISQNQEQTNNITRSVIGANRTLVHNLRGNQPDLRKFLVAVLIILVTVVVHFMMTNGPSPSIHIKFQCNNHQKDSAPCVKYDWMHFKDNGIIYVALFPVTVEKNAFEDNRKMGYFKHHIYVHYVHIILTDDQCHVILEDSKPQCEMTSETLKAG